A window of the Geitlerinema sp. PCC 9228 genome harbors these coding sequences:
- a CDS encoding glycosyltransferase family 39 protein — MAAIVVFGSDLGGVPLRDWDEGIVAQVAREMYQSASWEGWLYPTIDGAPYLNKPPLFHWLVALTYTVVGVGEASTRFPGAMLAAFTVPMVYAVGKEIFARPTPAILGAWVYLTLLPVVRHGRLAMLDGAVACFWLLLLWCLLRSRRDGRYALGVGLSLGAIAFTKGIVAILLAAIAGGFLLWDTPRLLGSRYLWLGLLLGTTPVLVWYLAQWQHYGSQFSQTLATQFWERLWKPVENHAGPPWYYAEELLKYTFPWLLFFPDGIFISWKNRLLSWGKLILVWTGGYFLAVSAMGTKLPWYLYPFFGGLALAVGVVLARIWASWTLAKAMVAPPDSPQEPPWRSRRSVWMGFLLLLAVAGWGGSVYFAFFAPPATTDPLLPVVTGALALTLTGTFWLLWRENRQFILILGWGMYVSLVLFVHTDTWLWELNEAYPVKPVAAMLQNHTPADATIYTSYPYHRPSLNFYSDRTVIPKSPAQLQQHWQQTPYPYLLVAPSVRQELSLPQSRLLGISEGWQLLGKSSP; from the coding sequence TTGGCTGCAATTGTAGTTTTTGGCAGCGACCTGGGAGGCGTGCCCCTGCGTGACTGGGATGAAGGCATTGTTGCTCAGGTGGCGCGGGAAATGTACCAATCCGCCAGTTGGGAAGGTTGGCTCTATCCCACCATCGACGGTGCCCCCTATCTAAACAAACCGCCGTTGTTTCATTGGTTGGTGGCGCTTACCTATACAGTGGTGGGGGTTGGTGAGGCGAGTACTCGGTTTCCTGGAGCTATGCTGGCAGCTTTTACCGTTCCCATGGTGTATGCGGTGGGCAAGGAAATTTTTGCTCGACCTACGCCAGCGATTTTGGGGGCTTGGGTCTATTTAACCCTATTACCGGTGGTGCGTCACGGGCGTTTGGCGATGTTGGATGGGGCGGTGGCTTGTTTTTGGTTGCTGCTGTTGTGGTGTTTGTTGCGATCGCGTCGCGATGGGCGCTATGCCCTGGGGGTGGGTCTATCGTTGGGGGCAATTGCTTTTACCAAAGGAATTGTAGCGATTTTGCTAGCTGCGATCGCGGGAGGATTTCTCCTGTGGGATACGCCGCGGTTGCTGGGATCGCGCTATCTTTGGTTGGGATTGTTGCTGGGAACGACACCGGTTTTGGTTTGGTATTTGGCCCAGTGGCAGCACTACGGCAGCCAATTCTCCCAAACCCTCGCAACCCAGTTTTGGGAACGCCTGTGGAAACCAGTAGAAAACCATGCCGGTCCCCCCTGGTATTATGCAGAGGAATTGTTGAAATATACGTTTCCCTGGTTGCTCTTTTTTCCCGATGGCATCTTCATTAGCTGGAAAAATCGCCTCCTCAGCTGGGGAAAATTGATTTTGGTTTGGACTGGGGGGTATTTTTTGGCGGTTTCGGCGATGGGAACCAAGCTGCCTTGGTATCTTTATCCCTTTTTTGGCGGTTTGGCTTTGGCTGTGGGGGTGGTTTTGGCGCGGATTTGGGCATCTTGGACTCTAGCCAAGGCAATGGTTGCCCCGCCGGATAGCCCGCAGGAACCCCCCTGGCGCAGTCGTCGTTCCGTTTGGATGGGATTTTTGCTGCTGTTGGCGGTGGCAGGATGGGGAGGTAGCGTCTATTTTGCTTTTTTTGCCCCGCCAGCAACTACCGATCCGTTGCTACCGGTGGTTACGGGGGCGCTGGCATTGACCCTAACCGGTACCTTTTGGCTGTTGTGGCGGGAAAATCGCCAATTTATTTTAATTTTGGGTTGGGGGATGTATGTTTCGCTGGTTTTGTTCGTGCATACCGATACGTGGCTGTGGGAGTTGAATGAGGCGTATCCGGTCAAACCGGTGGCGGCTATGCTGCAAAACCATACGCCAGCGGATGCCACCATTTATACTTCCTATCCCTACCATCGCCCTAGTTTAAATTTTTATAGCGATCGCACGGTGATTCCCAAATCTCCAGCGCAACTCCAGCAACACTGGCAGCAAACCCCCTATCCCTACCTGTTGGTTGCGCCATCGGTACGTCAAGAACTATCGTTGCCCCAAAGCCGGCTTTTGGGGATTTCGGAAGGTTGGCAATTACTCGGAAAATCTTCCCCATAA